One Capra hircus breed San Clemente chromosome 3, ASM170441v1, whole genome shotgun sequence genomic window, AGGACATTGTGTCCTGATACCCTCCAGTGAGTGCCCCACGCTCACTCCCTCCCTTCTGGCCCCTCCCCTAACTTCTCCCGGAAGCCCAGGTCAAAGCTCAGCACAGCCCTAATGACCACAGACAGGGCAAGTGCCTATCTGTGATCACCGTCTCACTGCCACCTCCCCACAGTGTGTCGGCTGCTGGCAATGCTCCAAGGCTATTCAAAGGATGCCCCCAACCAAGCTGTCCCTGACTCCCCCACCTGGCAAGTGATTTCTCCCACCTCAGAATCCCAACAGTCTTCCCCTGAACCTTTCTGACGATATCTCACTTGCTGGTTCAACCAGTGTCTGTGGAGTTCTCACCTAGCTCTGGGCACTGGGGCCAGTGAGAGTGAGACGTGGGCCAGAACTCAGCGAGTGCGGCCAGGGGACAGTGTGAGAAACCACCCGACGTGCACAAGGACGTGGGGACCGTGACTCTGCCTGGAGGCCTCCCGTGGGAAGTACCGCTGAACTGCAGGAGGCGTGGGGTCTCTGAGGTCTGGGGCCAGGGccctcctctccctgctcccaccaccaccacactgtATATCCCCAACACAGGGTAGACCGCGTTACTCGCGTGCCGCCAGGAGATGGAGCAACCCTCGAGGACCATCCACACCTGCAATATCTTTCTATCTCTGCTCCCCCTGCACGCACATCCAGAACAGAGTCTGCACTCAAAATATAAGTAACCCATAAGTATAAATAAACAGATAGACACACAAGAAAAATAACaagctgtttttgttttcttctgccaCCAAAGTGGAACCTTTTGGGAAGCCCGGACTGTGCTGCCTCCGTGGAGAAACCCTCAAGAGGTTCCAGACATTGACCACCAGTTTGGGGTCTCCATTCCCTGCTATGACATATCCTAGTTGGTGGAAAGCTACTTGGGTGAATGAGATGGGTCCAAAGAAATAGGCCCCATCCTAGCGTGACATCAAACCAGCTCCGCAGAGGCCCAGGGAGCCTGAGGACTACTCACCAGATGAACCAGGATACTCTCGTGTCATATGAGGAAATTCAAAAATAGGGAGCAAGAAAATGATCAGTATCAGTGATTCATCACCCCCTTTCCTCACCAAGCCTAGAGGGGCTCCGCTGACTACCCCATCTTGTTCCCACACCTAGCATTTCAGCAGCAGGTTTGGATACAGCAGAGCCCAGGGCTTGCCTGCCAACTCTGAAGATATTGTTTTGCATGGAGGAAGGTGAAAGGTCATGGAAGACGTGTAGGAattcagcatcagagactttGGGAGGAAACTTTGCCCGAGTCGTAGCCCCCGGGATCATTCCACGGCTGTCACCACCACTGGACCCAGGCAGGGAGGTCTGAGTGGTCCAGGCGCCCCAGGAGCTGCAAGGGGAACTCAAGAGTGAGGAGGTGACCTCAGGACTCAGGGTTCTGGCCCTGAGTGTCCCCTCGACAGCAGGTGACCAGGCTGAGCCCACTGCCCTCTCTGTGTTCCCTGTCTGTCACTGTGGGTCCTGACACCTTTTCCTCCCAGGATTCACTGAGGACCGGGCATGAAGATGGCAATGAGGTGATTTGCTTCACTCCCCTGGACTGGGAGTCCCAGAAGGCAGGGCCTGATGTGACGCAGGAAGTCTAGTTAAAGGATTAAGACTAAGAATTCGAACCAGACTTCTCTGGGATCTGATGCTGACTGCTGTCAGCTAGCTGTGCTGGGATCTGATGCTGACTGCTGTCAGCTAGCTGTGCTGGGATCTGATGCTGACTGCTGTCCACTAGCTGTGCTGGGATCTGATGCTGACTGCTGTCCACTAGCTGTGCAGTCTTAGTTTACTTGAAATCCTGATGCACATATTTTCCACTCTTACATGGAGACAACAGATCTAGCGCCTAGTTGGTGAAGGACTAAAGAGAGAGCAAGAGCAGGTAGGTATGTTGACTGAGCCCTGGAGCACCTTCAGTTCTCAGTAAGTGGCGGGGGGTTATTGTTCTGAGACCGAGTTTGTAGAAggactgaataaataaaaatggagacaATGCAGCCTTCAGAGTCCAAAATTCCATCCACTTTAGGTCCAGAAACCCAGTTTTCTCTACTCTGATCCCTGTCCTGTTGCCACACACTCCATGGGCCCCAGATCAAGcaggggacagagaagcctctagGGGAAGATCTTGGGAGGTGCAGTGTGTCCTGGGGTTCTGCTGGGAGAGGCTGAGCACACCCTCCTGGGTGTGGCCCACCCACCTGAGTGGGGCAATGCTCCAGGAAGCAGAGAGCGAACAGAGCCGCAGGGCTCCCAGCCCTGGGAAGCGCTCGGCTAAGCCTTATAAAGGGGCCAGTCTCCATCCAGGGCGCATCTCACTCATCCTTCTCCTTGGTGACGTCTGCTCTGATCAGGTAAGTCTGCTCCGGCCTATCTCTCTTTTCTAGGAGGAGCCGGGAAGCAGCTCTGGAAGGGGATGCAGGAGCCTGTGGTCCAGTCCCGACTCTGCCGCCAACTGGGCTGTGTGCCTTCACCCCTGCTGAGGTCCCATCTGTGTGGCAAGATGACCAATGCTCCCTGCCCCTCCACTGGCTCCTCGGTGATGCTCTTGTGGACACGTGCCCAGTGGGAGCTGAggaccctccccctcctcttgcttttttccttctctggattCATCTGTTTATCAGGTCAAAAAACCCACTGACCCCACCCTTGAGGAGAGTGGGAGCCCCAGCCAAAGCCTTAACCCCAGGCCTGGGACCCCCCCACTCACCATTACTCTGGTGAGACATCCTGCCCTGACCTGGAGAAAAGACTGATCAACCAgagctccccacctcctcccagcaGGAAAATGCTCAGGGACCGTCTGCACACGGGGCTCGGCTCTGGTCTTGGCCACATTGACAGAGGCCTTGGGTGGGTCCTCTTACTGACAGAACAGTGGGCTCTTTCTCCTCCATCAGAAGGCAGTGGGGTTTGTCTTAGATATTGACACGCGTGACGCAGGGTCATGTCCTGGCTGCTGAGGGAAGTCTGGCATGGGAGGGCTGCTCTGTCCCGTTTCTCTGCTGGGGTCCAGGGCAGCCCAGACCTCTGACTGCTGGGGGAAGAACCTGCTTAGGGAAGTCAGACGTTCTCTTCATTTTAATGAGGTCAGGCCTCGGAGGTGCAGATAGTGCCCAGTAACAGAAAAGCGGACGGACCCCCATCTCCCACATTCCACCCAACAGCCTAGAACTGAGTTGTGTATGTCCTTTCACTTCAAAATCCCAGCTGATTCTGATCCCCagtccctcttcctctctcaggGGTGGGACAGGAAGCCCCCCACCAGGGCTCAGGACAGGACTGCATTTCTGCCCACTTATTGTAGGCTTGCTTCATGGTCCAGGTGGGCTTCTAGGGGGTCTTCCAGAAGCAGCCCAGGAGGCTCAGACCAGATCAGAGGGGACACTGTCCTGCCCCCGCGACTCTGACCCTGACGCTGAACCTGGAGGAGATGGATTTGCTGCTGTTTTGGGGGGTGGGCTCCTCCACGGCTCTGGTTGCTGCGTCCCGCCTCAGGCCCAGTCTTCTCACTGGGGCTGGCCCCGTCTCTGCTTCCACACGCTGTGGGCCTCCCCACAGAGGAGTCTGCCGGTCTCCTTCACCTCCTCACGCCCTGAGCTGTGGGGACCCAGGCCCACGCCTGGGCACGCCCTCCTGCTCCTcagcctctcctcccagcagcagcagaagcagtttcTTCTGTCCCATCTGAGCCGCGCTGCGCTGGCTGCTCAGCCCCCATCCAGGTGTCTGATCTTGGGGACCCTCCCCTGGGGAAGGACACAAAAGGTCACTGACCCCTCTTCCAGCAGCTCTCTGGAAGCCAAGATGAGCGGCTCTCAGCTGGAGCAGGCCATTTCAGCCTTGATCGACCTGTTTCACAAACACTCGGGACCCGATGACACCATCGAGAAGGAGgccctgctgcagctgctgaaggagAACTTCCCCAACTTCCTCAGTGCCTGTGTGAGTGGCTGGTCCCATGCGATCCCCCCCCGTGGCGGTCCAGTCCTGGTGACGGGTCCTGGTCCCCCATGGTGACGGGGTCCCGGTCCCACGTGGTGGCGGGGTCCCAGTCCCCTGTGGTGGCGGGGTCCGATGGGCGGTCCTGGCATGACTGAGGGCCCTTCCtgggtgactttggacaagtcactcTCATTCCCTGATCCTcgctttctcatctgcaaaagggCCTCATAGAACTTCCTATCCCGTCCTCTATCAGGGGGTAAAGAGATGACGTATGTGGCAAAGTAGGAAAATGTGTGGATACAAGTAGTTGATGATAAGTTATCAAAAAGCACTACAACTGGAGGGCAGTGGATGGGTCCCCTCTCACCTGTCCCACCTTCTGTATGAGACTCAAACTCTTCTGCTCACACCCTGAGAGGCTCTAGCAGCACCCCTTAGGGTTCTTGAGATCAGAGGGAAGGTGACAGAAATTCCATCACTGACAGAACTTAAGACCATTTTATACAACAAAGAGCTCATCCACCTACCTGATTTAACCGGACAATTCGATGAACTGATTACGAAAAGAAGAGGTTACTAGCGAAAGCAAGAAGAGGGAACTCAGAGCAAGTAAGGTCTCATAGGTCAAAAGAAGAAGGGGTTGGCATGAGGCAGACAAGGGTAGGGCTTATTTTGAGTCCCTGAGCAGAACTTAGGTAGGTGGTCACCTGCAGGGAGTTGGGTGGTGGGGGGTAGTCTGGGGCTGGAGACTCCCCACACCAGCACACTGATCAGGACAGCTCTGGGCAGAGCCTGCTCACCATGTGAGGCTTTCATCCAAGTTCACATTTGGGGAAGGACTCTCCATTGAACTGCTGGGCAACATCAGTGTCCCCACCTCATCCCACACCTCCCCTCCTCAATACCACACCAGACACCTCTGTGCTGCACTGGGTCCTCATTTCTCTGTctctacttcttcctcttctcccagctCATCCCTTTTGTGGCACTGAATTTGCCTGTTTTGGTGTCTTTTTCCCACAGGAGAAAAAGGGCCGACATTACTTGTCCAATATCTTTGAGAAAAAGGACAAGAATAAGGACCAGAAGATTGACTTTTCTGAGTTCCTGTCCTTGCTGGCGGACATAGCCTCAGACTATCACAACCACAGCCACGGAGCGGAGCTCTGTTCTGGGGGAaatcagtgagcccagaggcctCCAGACAACCCAAGAAACAATAAAGTGTTGTCTCCCCAGATTCtggcttatttcctttctttacgGGGACGCCTATGTTGTCAAAACTGCTACCCCTTGGTGAACGTTATCTTGAATTTCCACCCAGGTGGATGGGCCAAGAAGGCGCTAGCAGTGCGCCCTCTCTTGGCCTCCAGCATCAATGCGCATTTTTCTCGGCAGGGCCTCTTGTCCTCCTCTCCGCGCTCCATAATAAATGTACAGATGGGGTCCCAGATATGGAGGCCGGGACAAAGCATTCCAGCAGGCCCCAGACATGCTTTTCCTTGTGAAGGCAGGGCTCAGCATCCGGTGACCAAGAAACTGCAGTAAGCAAAAGCCAGTGTCTCCACCCTGGGCCTCATGCCCCACCGTCTTCCCGAGGGGCTGTGGAGACTGGCGCCGCTTTACAGGGTTTTCTTGCTGGGCGGGTGCGCGGGGGAGTTTGAGAACACGGCCATTTGCCGCTGTGAACAGGAGGCTCAGCAGTACCCGACGGCTGGATCTCCTGTCCTGGGGCCTGGGGTCCCTGGGCTGTGTCCCGGTCCCCATGCATGCGCTGGTGTGTTTTGGCCTGTGTGAGTGTCCCTGTGGAAGCGAGAGTCACCCTGTTTGCTGAGCTGCTTCTCAGTAGCTGTTCGCTACAAGCCAGGAGCTGGGTGTTTGGGGATAGCCCATGGTGAGGGACGCTCCAGGCAGAGGAGGTCTAGCTAGTCCAGGGGACCAGACATCCTATCGGAGTCAAGCGAGGAGACAGGACTGCAGAAGGAGCACGGTGGAGAAGCCGCTCAGGGAGAAGGAGCGCTGTGCCGAGCGTGTGTGCGTTCCCGTCTCCTCTATCTGCCGCCGGTAGGGGCATGTCATTACCCATTGGCCCTTTGAAGCCAGGCGAGGTGCTAGGGGCTGAGGATTTGGAAACGAGCACAACACAGGGACTTCCCAACAGGTCACTGGCACTCCTCAGAGCATCTCCAGGGCGCCACGAGGCAGAGTCAGCACTTATCCCCTCCCCAGTGCCACTTACAGGTCGTGTCCCTGCAGGTTCAGCCAGCTCCCCTCCTTGAGGGCACCTCTTCTGGCCCAatcactccccaccccctgcccactcAGCCTCCCACCAACCTCTTAATCAGGCAAACCTTCTTCCTCGATGAATCGGGCAACTGTCTCCACACCCTTTTGCTCTCCTGCCAGCAGGCGACATGTAGGATAAGTTATTGTCCAGGTGGGTGGCTGCTCAGCTTCCTTGACACCATTCCTCAAGCACTTCAGTTTCCACACCATCACCTCCTCTCTGCTTCAGGAACATCGTTGGCAAGACTATTTTGCCAACATTCATAaccaatgaaaaataagaaaataggctgattcatgtcaatatatggcaaaaaccactacaatattgtaattagcctccgattaaaataaataaattttttaaaaaataagaaaatagcactaataaaagtgattttaaaaaataacactagTAATCAGAACAAGGCAGGCAACAGTTTATTGACTCCTGAGAGGTCTTCATTGAGACCTCTGGGCTGAGCTGGGCCTGGCTAATCTTTGACCCTCAATACAGGGAGCCCATGGGACTGGCTGTGTAAATCTACAGCAACTGCAGCATCAGTAGAGAGAAACTCGGGAAAGCTGATCTTCTCATCTTCTCATCTTCTTTCTTAAAGAACTCTTCTAAGAAATCTGGCTCTAACCAACTCAGAGACTTAGAGAACCAACTTATGATTGCCAGTTGAGAGGGAGGGAACAAAGGGATAGTTAGAGAGCTTGAGATGAATAGAGACGCACTTGCATATTTAGAAAGGATAACGAACAGGGACCACCTACTATATAGCAGAGGGAACACCGCTCAATGTTAAggggcagcctggataggagagaAGTTTGGCAGAGAATGGATCCATATACATGTGTGGCTAAGTCCCTTCTATGCATCTGAAACTAGACAACATTGTTATTAGGctacgcatgcatgctaagtcgctttagtcacgtccgactctgtgcgaggccatggactgtagcccactaggctcctctgtccttgggattctgcagcaagagtactggagcgggttgccataccctcctccaggggatcttcccgtcccaaggatccaacctgtgtctcttacagctcctgcattgataggtgggttctttaccactagtgccacctgggaaaccctgttaACAGggtatatcccaatacaaaataaaaagtttaatttaaaaaagagatgtttttcaggattgggaactcatgtacacccatgaacaaaatttttaagacaaaaaccaaaaaggaaaaaaaaaagaaagaaagaaatctggctCTTTCTTTACTGTGGGGAGAAGATACCAAACAAAGGAAAACTCGATTACAGCCCTGGCCTGGAGCGAGGAAGGAGGATGGCAGAGGCAGAGAATGAGCGGGGTGAGTGTGGGCTGCAGGGATGGGGCGGGAGCCCTGGCCCTGGGCTTTCCAGCTGGTGGCTCTTCGGCTGTAATGAGAGCACACACTGGACACCAGGAAGTTCTAGGTAGGGCCTGCCTGTGCTCCGGGATGCTCAACACTCATTCTCCCTACTCTGACACCCCTGGGATCGCAGTCTCACAACTACCCTCACTCACCATTATTCCCCCATGTGTGTGGGTGCATTCtcagtcctcagttgtgtccaactcctttgcaaccctatggactgtggtcccaccaggctcctctgtccatggcgttttccaggcaagaatactggagtgggttgacgtttcctcctccaggggttcttcccaacccagggaatgaacccacatctcttgcatctcctgcactggcagattctttgccgcttgccacctggaaagccaggtTCCATGGcccaaccagaggagccccccagCGCCCTGCTGGAGTTGAGGCTAATTTTCACCAAGGTCATGGGATGCAAGTGGAGCCCAGAGGGTACTGGGGCATTTGCTCTTGGGATTTGTaggctcagatcagttcagttcagtcgctcagtcgtgtccgactctgcgaccccatgaattgcagcacgccaggcctccctatccatcaccatctcccagagttcactcagactcatgtccattgagtcagtgatgccatccagccatctcatcctctgttgtccccttctcctcctgcccccaatccctcccagcatcagagtcttttccaatgagtcaactcttcgcatgaggtggccaaagtactggagtttcagctttagcatcattccttccaaagaaatcccagggctgatcgccttcagaatggactggttggatctccttgcagtccaagggactctcacgagtcttctccaacaccgcggttcaaaagcatcaattcttcagtgctcagccttcttcacagtccaactctcacatccatacatgaccacaggaaaaaccatagccttgactagatggaccttagccgccaaagtaatgtctctgcttttgaatatactatctaggttgatgataactttccttccaaggagtgtcttttaatttcatggctgcagtcaccatccgcagtgattttggcaaaaagataaagtctgacactgtttccactgtttccctatctatttcccatggagtgatgggaccagatgccatgatcttcattttctgaatgttgagctttaagtcaacttttcactctcctctttcactttcatcaagaggctttttacttcctcttcactttctgccataaggctggtgccgtctgcatatctgaggttattgatatttctcccggcaatctagattccagcttgtgtttcttccagcccagcatttctcatgatgtactctgcatataagttaaataagcagggtgacaatatacagccttgacgtactccttttcctatttggaaccagtctgttgttccatgtccagttctaactgttgcttcttgatctgcatacagatttctcaagaagcaggtcaggtggtctgctattcccatctctctcagaattttccacagtttcttgtgatccacacagtcaaaggctttggcagagtcattaaagaaatagatgtttttctggaactctcttgcttttcccatgatccagcggatgttggcaatttgatctctggttttctgcctcttctaaaaccaacttgaacatcaggaagttcacagttcacgtattgctgaagcctggcttggagaagtttgagcattactttactagcatgtgagatgagtgcaattgtgtggtagtttgagcattctttggcattgcctttctttggaattagaatgaaaactgacttttccagtcctgtggccactgctgagttttccaaatttgctggcatactgagtgcaacactttcacagcatcatcttttaggatttgaaatagctcaactggaattccatcacctccactagctttgttcatagtgatgctttctaaggcccacttgacttcacatttcaggatgtctggctccaggtgagtgatgacaccatcgtaattatctgggtcatgaagatcttttttgtacagttcttctgtgtattcttgccatatcttgtgcttctgttaggtccataccatttctgtcctttattgtgcccatctttgcatgaaatgttcccttggtatcgctaattttcttaaagagatctctagtctttcccattctgttcttttcctttatttctttgcattgatagctgaagaaggctttcttatctcttcttgctattctctggaactctgcattcagatgcatatatccatccttttctcctttgctttttgcctctcttcttttcacagctatttgtaaggcctccccagacagccattttgctttttgcatttcttttccatggggatggtcttgattcgtgactcctgtacaatgtcaggaacctcattccatagttcatcaggcactctatctatcagacttAATCTCTtgattctatttctcacttccactatataatcataaaggatttgatttaggtcttacctgaatggtctagcggttttccctactttcttcaatttcagtctgaatttggtaataaggagttcatgatctgagccacagtcagctcccggtcttgtttttgttgactgtatagagcttctccatctttggctgcaaagaatataatcaatctgatttcagtgtcgaccatctggtgacgtccatgtgtagagtcttctcttgtgttgttggaagagggtgtttcctatgaccagtgcattttcttggcaaaactctatttagtctttgccctgcttcattccgtattccaaggccaaatttgcctgttactccaggtgtttcttgagttcctacttttgcattccagtcccccataataaaaggacatcttttttgggtgttagttctacaaggtcttgtaggtgttcatagaaccattcaacttcagcttcttcagcgttactggttggggcatagacttggattactgtgatattgaatggtttgccttggaaatgaacagagatcattctgttgtttttgagattgcatccaagtactgcgttttggactcttttgttgaccatgatggctactccatttcttctgagggattcctgcccacagtagtagatataatggttatctgagttaaattcacctgttccagtccattttagttcgctgattcctagaatgtcgatgttcactcttgccatctcttgtttgaacacttccaatttgccttgattcatggacctgacattccaggttcctacgcaatattgctctttacagtattggaccttgcctctatcaccagtcacatccacagctgggtattgtttgtCCATCCTAACTCCAGATGAAGACAGGCTGAGGCCAAAATAATGGTGAATAGCGGTCCCAGGACTGGGACAAGGAGGATGTTACAAACATGGAGGTATGGGCTGTGAGCCCTCCAGTTCC contains:
- the S100A7A gene encoding protein S100-A7A, with the protein product MSGSQLEQAISALIDLFHKHSGPDDTIEKEALLQLLKENFPNFLSACEKKGRHYLSNIFEKKDKNKDQKIDFSEFLSLLADIASDYHNHSHGAELCSGGNQ